One genomic window of Mycobacteriales bacterium includes the following:
- a CDS encoding AarF/ABC1/UbiB kinase family protein, giving the protein MSELPRKAITRSAKLASLPLGVAGRATVGLGKRIGGRPAEVVASELQARTAEQIFRVLGELKGGAMKFGQAMSVLEAALPEEVAGPYRAALTKLQEAAPPLPPAAVHRVLVQQLGEDWRELFMEFDDTPAAAASIGQVHQAVWHDGRDVAVKVQYPGAGKALMSDLDQLARMARLFSMISPGLDIKPLIREVKARVAEELDYDLEASAQSAYAAAYDGDPDIFVPAVVHHADQVLVTEWINGTPLSKIIANGTQEERDRAGLLYVRFLFSGPERCGLLHADPHPGNFRMLHDGRFGVMDFGAVNRLPDGIPEPIGRLIRLALSGDAQAVYDGFVEEGFVRPGVDIDPQGVYDYLEPMLEPVRAANFQFSRAWLRKEGARIADPRSPAAQLGRKLNLPPTYMLIHRVTIGGIGILCQLGAQGPFRAEMERWLPGFTDKPTRKRKPKVQPPANLPTPDETAVVEPDVAPPKPKRTRRTPKA; this is encoded by the coding sequence GTGAGCGAACTCCCGCGCAAGGCCATCACCCGCAGCGCCAAGCTCGCCAGCCTGCCGCTCGGGGTGGCTGGGCGCGCGACCGTCGGGCTCGGCAAGCGCATCGGCGGCCGGCCCGCGGAGGTGGTCGCGAGCGAGCTGCAGGCCCGCACCGCCGAGCAGATCTTCCGGGTGCTCGGCGAGCTCAAGGGCGGCGCCATGAAGTTCGGGCAGGCGATGTCCGTGCTCGAGGCCGCGCTGCCGGAGGAGGTCGCCGGGCCCTACCGCGCCGCGCTCACCAAGCTCCAGGAGGCCGCCCCGCCGCTGCCGCCCGCCGCCGTGCACCGCGTGCTGGTCCAGCAGCTCGGCGAGGACTGGCGCGAGCTGTTCATGGAGTTCGACGACACCCCGGCCGCGGCCGCGTCGATCGGTCAGGTGCATCAGGCGGTCTGGCACGACGGGCGCGACGTCGCCGTCAAGGTGCAGTACCCCGGCGCCGGCAAGGCGCTGATGAGCGACCTCGACCAGCTCGCGCGGATGGCCCGGCTGTTCTCCATGATCTCCCCCGGGCTCGACATCAAGCCGCTGATCCGCGAGGTCAAGGCCCGTGTCGCCGAGGAGCTCGACTACGACCTGGAGGCCAGCGCGCAGTCGGCCTACGCCGCGGCCTACGACGGCGACCCCGACATCTTCGTGCCCGCCGTCGTCCACCACGCCGACCAGGTGCTGGTCACCGAGTGGATCAACGGCACGCCGCTTTCCAAGATCATCGCCAACGGCACGCAGGAGGAGCGCGACCGGGCCGGCCTGCTCTACGTGCGGTTCCTGTTCTCCGGGCCGGAGCGGTGCGGGCTCCTGCACGCCGACCCGCACCCCGGCAACTTCCGGATGCTGCACGACGGCCGGTTCGGCGTCATGGACTTCGGCGCCGTCAACCGGCTGCCCGACGGCATCCCCGAGCCGATCGGCCGGCTGATCCGGCTGGCGCTGTCCGGTGACGCGCAGGCGGTCTACGACGGGTTCGTCGAGGAGGGCTTCGTGCGGCCCGGCGTCGACATCGACCCGCAGGGCGTCTACGACTACCTGGAGCCGATGCTCGAGCCGGTCCGCGCCGCCAACTTCCAGTTCAGCCGGGCCTGGCTGCGCAAGGAGGGCGCACGCATCGCCGACCCGCGCTCGCCGGCGGCACAGCTCGGCCGCAAGCTCAACCTGCCGCCGACCTACATGCTCATCCACCGCGTGACGATCGGCGGCATCGGCATCCTCTGCCAGCTGGGCGCGCAGGGACCGTTCCGCGCCGAGATGGAGCGCTGGCTGCCTGGCTTCACCGACAAGCCGACCCGCAAGCGCAAGCCGAAGGTCCAGCCACCCGCGAACCTGCCGACCCCCGACGAGACCGCCGTCGTCGAGCCCGACGTCGCGCCACCGAAGCCCAAGCGCACCCGGCGCACACCGAAGGCCTGA
- a CDS encoding MFS transporter encodes MVGAERWEVRLEGPRAWTAVATAFASMFTVFGVAYSFGAFLTPMQQDFGSGHSATSAVFGITAFLYFEFGALSGAAVDRFGPRPVLLVGAVAMGAGMVVTAAVHHLWLVYITYGVGVGVGVACGYVPMVAVVGNWFDRRRSTAVGIAVAGIGVGTLVGAPLAAALIDSFGWRTTEVALGLAGAAVLVVCALLTSRPPLHATEVESVPLRETIRSANFRWLYISGFFGSLALFVPFVYLPPFARDHGAGKVAAAALVGFIGAASVVGRLGLGALADRWGHVRTYRGCVAAMACSYAIWLVVTSYGLLVVFAIVLGVGYGGFIALSPSVAATLFGTRGLGGTLGALYTSAGIGALVGPPAAGYLIDHLGGYRTALVATLAVAIAAYLLLLPLRTRPAVVTS; translated from the coding sequence ATGGTCGGGGCGGAGAGGTGGGAGGTGCGGCTGGAGGGCCCGCGGGCCTGGACCGCGGTCGCCACGGCGTTCGCCTCGATGTTCACGGTCTTCGGCGTGGCTTACAGCTTCGGGGCGTTCCTGACCCCGATGCAGCAGGACTTCGGCAGCGGGCACAGCGCGACGTCGGCGGTGTTCGGCATCACGGCATTCCTATACTTCGAGTTCGGCGCGCTCTCGGGTGCCGCGGTCGACCGGTTCGGACCACGGCCGGTGCTGCTCGTCGGCGCGGTCGCAATGGGCGCCGGCATGGTGGTGACGGCGGCCGTCCACCACCTGTGGCTCGTCTACATCACCTACGGCGTCGGCGTCGGCGTCGGGGTGGCCTGCGGCTACGTGCCGATGGTCGCGGTCGTCGGCAACTGGTTCGACCGCCGCCGCAGCACCGCCGTCGGCATCGCGGTCGCCGGCATCGGCGTCGGCACGCTGGTCGGCGCGCCCCTGGCCGCGGCGCTCATCGATTCCTTCGGATGGCGTACGACGGAGGTCGCGCTCGGCCTGGCCGGTGCGGCCGTCCTCGTCGTGTGCGCCCTGCTGACGAGCCGCCCGCCGCTGCACGCGACGGAGGTCGAGTCGGTGCCGCTGCGCGAGACGATCCGGTCGGCGAACTTCCGCTGGCTCTACATCTCCGGGTTCTTCGGTTCGCTGGCGCTGTTCGTGCCGTTCGTCTACCTGCCGCCGTTCGCCCGCGACCACGGCGCCGGCAAGGTGGCCGCGGCCGCGCTGGTCGGGTTCATCGGCGCGGCCAGCGTGGTGGGCCGCCTCGGACTCGGGGCGCTGGCCGACCGGTGGGGGCACGTGCGCACCTACCGGGGCTGCGTCGCGGCGATGGCGTGCAGCTACGCGATCTGGCTGGTGGTCACCAGCTACGGCCTGCTGGTCGTCTTCGCGATCGTCCTGGGTGTCGGCTACGGCGGCTTCATCGCGCTGTCGCCGTCGGTGGCCGCGACGCTCTTCGGCACCCGTGGACTCGGCGGCACCCTCGGCGCGCTCTACACCAGCGCCGGCATCGGCGCCCTGGTCGGCCCGCCGGCCGCCGGTTACCTGATCGACCACCTGGGCGGCTACCGGACCGCGCTCGTCGCGACGCTCGCCGTCGCCATCGCGGCGTACCTGCTGCTGCTGCCGCTGCGCACGCGACCGGCGGTGGTCACGTCGTGA
- a CDS encoding MBL fold metallo-hydrolase: protein MTEGDALPPPETVEVADGVYAYLQPDGSWWINNAGFVVGTDAVTSIDATSTERRTRALLGAIAGVTSQPVTTLVNTHHHGDHTNGNCLFADATIVGHRNCRTGVLAQHIGGLEPVFGPVDWGDLRITAPSVVFDDRLTVFAGDREIQLHYIGTPAHTTGDVVAWLPAERVLFAGDLLFDGGTPFLLMGSVRGALVALQRLRDYDTAAIVPGHGPVCGASTIDLVEAYVQFVLDLAGEAHAAGLSPLDAAREVDLGPYAELHDRERIVGNLHRAYAELEGEPLGSPIDIAAAFGDMITYNGGRPLRCLA from the coding sequence GTGACGGAGGGAGACGCGTTGCCGCCGCCGGAGACCGTCGAGGTCGCCGACGGCGTCTACGCCTACCTGCAGCCCGACGGCAGCTGGTGGATCAACAACGCGGGTTTCGTCGTCGGGACCGACGCGGTGACGTCGATCGACGCGACGTCGACCGAGAGGCGCACCCGCGCCCTGCTCGGCGCCATCGCCGGGGTGACGTCGCAACCGGTCACGACGCTGGTCAACACCCACCACCACGGCGACCACACCAACGGCAACTGCCTGTTCGCCGACGCGACGATCGTCGGCCACCGCAACTGCCGCACCGGCGTGCTCGCCCAGCACATCGGCGGGCTGGAGCCGGTCTTCGGGCCGGTCGACTGGGGCGACCTGCGCATCACCGCGCCGTCGGTCGTCTTCGACGACCGGCTGACCGTGTTCGCCGGCGACCGGGAGATCCAGCTGCACTACATCGGCACGCCCGCGCACACCACCGGCGACGTGGTCGCGTGGCTGCCGGCGGAGCGGGTGCTGTTCGCCGGTGACCTGCTGTTCGACGGCGGCACGCCGTTCCTGCTCATGGGATCGGTCCGCGGGGCGCTGGTGGCTCTGCAGCGGCTGCGCGACTACGACACCGCCGCCATCGTCCCGGGCCATGGCCCCGTGTGCGGCGCCTCGACGATCGACCTGGTCGAGGCCTACGTGCAGTTCGTCCTCGACCTGGCCGGGGAGGCGCACGCCGCGGGCCTGTCGCCGCTCGACGCCGCCCGCGAGGTCGACCTCGGGCCCTACGCCGAGCTGCACGACCGCGAGCGCATCGTCGGCAACCTGCACCGCGCCTACGCCGAGCTGGAGGGCGAGCCGCTCGGCTCACCGATCGACATCGCGGCGGCGTTCGGCGACATGATCACCTACAACGGCGGCCGGCCGCTGCGCTGCCTCGCCTGA
- a CDS encoding amidohydrolase family protein, which translates to MAYVEDRTVHDADSHIFEPQGYAEHYADPGIRDRLREALHSDRGDPLTEKALVKQRDPEWRQHDAEEILLRKNHVALGAILREDRPAALDHLGFASQLVFTTTYLGPLRSFAVGEDADLAYGLATGHNRGIVDFCTVDPRLLPVCFVPFTDIERAADCAADAIAMGAAALMIASDPPRHHSPSHIGFDRVWAQAEEAGVPILFHVGGEKPMSPVYKANGLPPVPDFHGGDTNFTSVSYLAIPYAPMQTLGTLIFDGVLDRFPRLKWGLIELGASWVPGWMHSMDSAAEAFRRNEERLQNLSLKPSEFVQRQVRATPYPHEPAGWIVEQCGPQVAMFSSDYPHVEGGRNPMKRFEASLAGRSAEEKQAFFCDNFADLMGPALDRVPQPVG; encoded by the coding sequence ATGGCGTACGTCGAAGACCGGACAGTGCACGACGCCGACTCGCACATCTTCGAGCCGCAGGGCTACGCCGAGCACTACGCCGACCCGGGCATCCGCGACCGGCTGCGCGAGGCGCTGCACTCCGACCGCGGCGACCCGCTGACCGAGAAGGCGCTGGTGAAGCAGCGCGACCCGGAGTGGCGGCAGCACGACGCCGAGGAGATCCTGCTGCGCAAGAACCACGTCGCGCTCGGCGCGATCCTGCGCGAGGACCGGCCGGCGGCGCTGGACCACCTCGGGTTCGCCAGCCAGCTGGTGTTCACGACGACCTACCTGGGGCCGCTGCGGTCGTTCGCGGTCGGCGAGGATGCCGACCTGGCCTACGGTCTGGCCACCGGCCACAACCGCGGGATCGTCGACTTCTGCACGGTCGACCCGCGGCTGCTGCCCGTCTGCTTCGTGCCGTTCACCGACATCGAGCGGGCGGCCGACTGCGCCGCCGACGCGATCGCGATGGGCGCGGCCGCGCTGATGATCGCCTCCGACCCGCCCCGGCACCACTCCCCCAGCCACATCGGCTTCGACCGGGTGTGGGCGCAGGCCGAGGAGGCCGGCGTACCGATCCTGTTCCACGTCGGCGGCGAGAAGCCGATGAGCCCGGTCTACAAGGCCAACGGCCTGCCGCCGGTGCCCGACTTCCACGGCGGCGACACGAACTTCACGTCGGTGTCCTACCTGGCGATCCCCTACGCACCGATGCAGACGCTCGGCACGCTGATCTTCGACGGCGTCCTCGACCGGTTCCCGCGGCTGAAGTGGGGCCTGATCGAGCTCGGGGCGAGCTGGGTGCCGGGCTGGATGCACTCCATGGACTCGGCGGCCGAGGCGTTCCGGCGCAACGAGGAGCGCCTGCAGAACCTCAGCCTGAAGCCATCGGAGTTCGTGCAACGACAGGTGCGCGCGACGCCTTACCCGCACGAGCCGGCCGGGTGGATCGTCGAGCAGTGCGGTCCGCAGGTCGCGATGTTCTCCTCCGACTACCCGCACGTCGAGGGTGGGCGCAACCCGATGAAGCGGTTCGAGGCGAGCCTCGCCGGCCGCAGCGCCGAGGAGAAGCAGGCGTTCTTCTGCGACAACTTCGCCGACCTCATGGGGCCTGCGCTCGACCGGGTGCCACAGCCGGTCGGCTGA
- a CDS encoding L,D-transpeptidase — protein sequence MRLPRRVLAVLVAAACAAATGGCATSTITTVAAGPVAPATTTSYIATPRSGGMPIYGAPGAARPAITLSPRTAYGSERVVLVLGAQHGWLHVLLPIRPLGSNGWVPMSQVSLTRTDFRVDVALSQHQLTVYRGAQAVLTAITATGTSADPTPTGLLYVTDVVRTAHPDGPYGPFALGLSGYSPTLTSFDGGDAEIGIHGTDQPQLLGQSVSHGCVRVSNQVATELASALPLGTPVTVHA from the coding sequence GTGCGGCTACCTCGCCGGGTGCTGGCCGTGCTGGTGGCGGCGGCGTGCGCCGCCGCCACTGGTGGGTGTGCCACGTCGACGATCACGACGGTCGCCGCCGGCCCGGTGGCCCCGGCCACGACCACGTCGTACATCGCGACGCCCCGCAGCGGCGGGATGCCGATCTACGGGGCGCCGGGAGCCGCGCGGCCCGCGATCACGTTGAGCCCGCGCACGGCCTACGGCTCCGAGCGGGTCGTGCTGGTGCTCGGCGCGCAGCACGGCTGGCTGCACGTGCTGCTGCCGATCCGGCCGCTGGGCAGCAACGGATGGGTGCCGATGTCGCAGGTGTCGCTGACCCGCACCGACTTTCGTGTCGACGTCGCCCTGTCGCAGCACCAGCTCACGGTCTACCGGGGGGCGCAGGCCGTGCTCACCGCCATCACCGCGACCGGCACGTCCGCCGACCCGACACCGACCGGCCTGCTCTACGTCACCGACGTTGTGCGTACCGCTCACCCCGACGGGCCCTACGGGCCGTTCGCGCTCGGGCTGTCCGGCTACTCACCGACGCTGACGTCGTTCGACGGCGGTGACGCCGAGATCGGCATCCACGGCACCGACCAGCCGCAGCTGCTCGGTCAGTCGGTGTCGCACGGCTGCGTGCGAGTTTCCAACCAGGTGGCGACCGAGTTGGCGTCTGCGCTGCCGCTGGGCACGCCGGTCACCGTGCACGCCTGA